CTTTCACAGTCTCAACAAAAGGGATAAAGCAAACTAACCTGTAGTGACAGGAAGCGGACTGGTGGTTGCCCAGAGATAGGAAGCAAGGGATAGAGGTGGTAAGAGGTGGTAGGAGGGACATAAAGGAATAAAGGCAACTTTTGGttggtgatggatatgttcactgTCTTGTTTGTAGTGAAAGCTTCATGTATCTATATGTATCTCAAAACTTAccaaaaattgtatattttaaacaagtGCAGTTTATTAtatatcagttatacctcaataaagctagtaagtgagggttttttttaatagctttagtGAGGGGCTTTCTGTTTCTGTGCAATCTACAGAAACCTTTCCTGACCTTTCAAATTCCAGATAGGTTTGTAGACTCTTCACTCGAATTTACAGGGATACATGTCCTCTTTCAGAAATAAGTTATATTTACTATGGCCACAGAGTAAATTTTCATTGAGCCAATCACCGAAAGGTTTGCAGGAAAGATTTTTATCTAATGCCCACTTCTTGTAGGTTATGCTAAAAATACATAGGTAcattaaaactctttaaaatccTGTACCTTCTCAAATCACACAATGTTCCTCTGGGATCCAAGCTCTTCTATTTGCTGCTGTCAATTTCCACCCACTCCTTCACTCCCATCTCACTGGCAGTCACTAAATCCACAAgcctccctactctctctctctcacaaacataAGGGCTATAGGGCTGCTAACCAGCTTTGTACTGAGATGAATTCTGAATTCCCAAAAGCAAAGAACTCCACATTGCCTGAAAAGAGACTTCTAGATTTCTATGCCAAGCAGGGAACCAAGCAACTAGAAGAGAATCTTTTGTAGTCTTTTCCTCTTACATGCCAAAAATTGCAgctgatggggggaggggagcaaaaagaaaagatagcttACCCATAGAGTAGAGGTTGTCAAAGCTCTGGTGCATGCGGATAATCTCATAGTAGAGTTCATCATAGCTGCTGGGAGTGGGCAGGAATGTGTCGCCATATGTGATAAACATATTAAATAGGTTCACAAtctaaaaaagaagcaaaagccCATACACAGGCATCACGCTATGAAGACCAGAAAGGTATTGTCCGTAGTATGCTGTAGCAAGTTCTTATTGGCTTGTAAGAACTGactgttaaattttcaggaattttgtgagctgGTTGTTTCACAAAGCCATTTTTACAAATTGACATAAAAACTTacaattcaataaattacattaaaatgaagataacaccCAAACTCACAACTTCCTGTTTTCTatcttttagtattatttatgtTCTTGAGATTACTTACACTTCTTATACCTGTGTGGTGGGAATATCATATAATGGTGTGTTAGTGCTCACCACCCCCAGCTCTGCATTCAACAATGTCACATTGTTAGCTTCAAACTGGCCACGATGGGAGTACCATAGAAATCcacaaatgctacaaatcagggctttttcccctcaaatgttaaatatttatgaacacaCTGGGTAACATCCTGAGAAGACAGTCAAAAGGCACAAGGCCCTCCTGCTACCCCAAATAACCAGTCAGATAAACAGGCATCTGTAATGTCTGTCTGAAACCAAGTGCAGCCATGGTGGAACCATTCATCTGGCTGGGACACCTCCAGAGGCTTTGCTCTGTACCAACACAGAGACTATAGTAGTCTAGTTCAGTCTCTCACCAGGGACCAAGGCTCACAGAGATGTGACCCATACTTGCCCATCCCAAATAATACACTCTCATGAAACAGAAAGTGTCTCAAGTGTGCCAAAGACAtaggtgagagaggaagagtggggaGCACCAGTCTAGAGATTcaaatccaaaaggaaaataaaggccTGGCTTGCCTTATGCCTTAGTCCCCAGAATACCAGCTCCTGTTTCAACCTGGCCTATCTCTCCTAGGGTATGgcttcagaaaaaggaaaaaaaaaaaaaaaaagtttttaagtgaAGTCAATTGACACagattacattagtttcaggtgtgtaatacAGTGACTAAACAAGTCTATACACTGtgctatgcttaccacaagtgGAGCTACTGTCTGTCACCATGTAACACCATTACAACGCCattgactatactccctatgctgtattttttatccccatgacttattcttTCCACAAACAGAcacctgtacctcccactccccttaagaaatattttttttattactcacCATAAGGGCTAATGTAAAAATGTTGTGTTTAGCCAAAAGTACGGTCTCATTTGACATAAGGAACTTCAGCAAATTTatcaaggcttaaaaaaaaaaaagaagacatcaaTCAGATATTCAAAGAATAATCAATAAAGTTAAATGAAAGCAATGAAAACAGACTTAGATCTAAGGAACCCAAATAGGGCTAGAACAAGTAAGTCACACCTACcaagaactttttaaaagcaggtaAGGTAGATATATCTAAAGCAAGCACTGACCTTCCCAAGCATGTATCTGTTTATCTGTCCacagaaggtttttaaaaatctacttctttgtgccattttttttttttttggataccaTTAGTTTATCATAAAAGAGAGACACAAAAATTACATGACGAAAGATTTCACAGCTTCACTTAATGCCATTTCAATAATGATTTCTTTCAGTCTACATACTTTCCGAGAATGTCACCATctctaaataagaaataatctTTATCATCTAGAACTACTTTGATCCTTCCATACTCTGAGAGAAGAACTTGATCTTGAACTTTCACGCTAAGTGGTTGAACCACTCTGCCCCTGCCTTTAGAGCCCAATCTAACAGCTACTACTGTTGCTTGCAATACTATTCcttga
The DNA window shown above is from Ailuropoda melanoleuca isolate Jingjing chromosome 6, ASM200744v2, whole genome shotgun sequence and carries:
- the LOC117802740 gene encoding 10 kDa heat shock protein, mitochondrial-like, producing MAGQAFRKFLPVFDQVLVERRAAKIVTRGGIMLPEKSQGIVLQATVVAVRLGSKGRGRVVQPLSVKVQDQVLLSEYGRIKVVLDDKDYFLFRDGDILGKYVD